In the genome of Oncorhynchus keta strain PuntledgeMale-10-30-2019 unplaced genomic scaffold, Oket_V2 Un_contig_13591_pilon_pilon, whole genome shotgun sequence, the window ataatatagtggatcattgatgttatgatataatatggtagtggatcattgatgttatggtataatatggtagtagatcattgatgttatggtataatatggtagtggatcattgatgttatggtataatatggtggatcattgatgttatggtataatatggtggatcattgatgttatggtataatatggtagtggatcattgatgttatggtataatatggtagtagatcattgatgttatggtataatatggtagtagatcattgatgttctggtataatatggtagtggatcattgatgttatggtataatatggtggatcattgatgttatggtataatatggtggatcattgatgttatggtataatatggtagtagatcattgatgttatggtataatatggtagtggatcattgatgttatggtataatatggtagtggatcattgatgctatggtataatatggtggatcattgatgttatggtataatatggtagtggatcattgatgttatggtataatatggtagtggatcattgatgttatggtataatatggtagtggatcattgatgttatggtataatatggtggatcattgatgttatggtataatatggtagtggatcattgatgttatggtataatatagtagtggatcattgatgttatggtataatatggtagtggatcattgatgttatggtataatatggtagtagatcattgatgttatggtataatatggtagtggatcattgatgttatggtataatatggtagtggatcattgatgttatggtataatatggtagtagatcattgatgttatggtataatatggtagtagatcattgatgttatggtataatatggtagtggatcattgatgctatggtataatatggtagtggatcattgatgttatggtataatatggtagtggatcattgatgttatggtagaatatggtagtggatcattgatgttatggtataatatggtagtggatcattgatgttatggtataatatggtagtagatcattgatgttatggtataatatggtagtggatcattgatgctatggtataatatggtagtggatcattgatgttatggtataatatggtagtggatcattgatgttatggtataatatggtagtggatcattgatgttatggtataatatggtagtggatcattgatgctatggtataatatggtagtggatcattgatgttatggtataatatggtagtggatcattgatgttatggtataatatggtagtagatcattgatgttatggtataatatggtggatcattgatgttatggtataatatggtagtagatcattgatgttatggtataatatggtagtggatcattgatgttatggtataatatggtagtggatcattgatgttatggtagaatatggtagtggatcattgatgttatggtataatatggtagtggatcattgatgttatggtataatatggtagtagatcattgatgttatggtataatatggtggatcattgatgttatggtataatatggtagtagatcattgatgttatggtataatatggtagtagatcattgatgttatggtataatatggtggatcattgatgttatggtataatatggtagtagatcattgatgttatggtataatatggtagtagatcattgatgttatggtataatatggtagtagatcattgatgttatggtataatatggtagtagatcattgatgttatggtagaatatggtagtggatcattgatgttatggtataatatggtagtggatcattgatgttatggtataatatggtggatcattgatgttctggtagtggatcattgatgttatggtataatatggtagtagatcattgatgttatggtataatatggtagtagatcattgatgttatggtataatatggtagtggatcattgatgttatggtataatatggtagtggatcattgatgttctggtagtggatcattgatgttatggtataatatggtggatcattgatgttatggtataatatggtggatcattgatgttatggtataatatggtagtggatcattgatgttatggtataatatgttagtggatcattgatgttttggtagtggatcattgatgttatggtataatatggtggtggatcattgatgttatggtataatatggtagtgaatcattgatgttctggtataatatggtagtggatcattgatgttatggtataatatggtagtggatcatttgatgttatggtataatatggtagtgaatcattgatgttctggtataatatggtagtggatcattgatgttatggtataatatggtagtggatcattgatgttatggtataatatggtagtggatcattgatgttatggtataatatggtagtggatcattgatgttatggtataatatggtagtggatcattgatgttatggtataatatggtagtggatcattgatgttatgatataatatggtagtggatcattgatgttatggtataatatggtagtggatcattgatgttatggtataatatggtagtggatcattgatgttatggtataatatggtgtatcattgatgttctggtataatatggtagtggatcattgatgttatggtataatatggtgtatcattgatgttctggtataatatggtagtggatcattgatgttaggGGTCTATTtggcttccactggtcctgggggccttgtttaaggtcaacagcatcatgaaccaagtaccaggacattttagcccaaAACGTGGTTGCCTGAAAATGGGCCCCAAGTAGATCTTCCATCAAGACAGCGACCCCAAGCACACGTCAacatgggggcggcagggtagtccagtggttagagcgttgggactagtaaccgaaaggttgcaggatcgaatctctgagctgacaaggtaaaaaatctgttgttctgtgaCACTGAGGCCGAGCCAATCATGCTCTCAGCTGAGAGGCCTCTCTtgttccccctgaacaaggcagtgttccccggtaggccgtcattaactgactggcctagttaaataaataaaaatccctgctctaattacgttggtaaccagtttataacagcaataaggctGATGATATATGGTCAGTATACCACAGCTAACAggtgtatccaggcactccgcattgcatcgtgcctaagaacagcccttagcagtggtatattggcgATATACCACACACCCTCATGCCTTACTCCTTaaatatatcacaaaccccaaggtgccttattgctgttataaactggttgTTATAAACTGGTTAAGAGATAAAACAAGCATTTTTGCATCATACCCGTTATATATTGTCTGATATACGCACAGTTGAACTACTGTTTCAGCCAATTAGCATCCATGAACCAAACTAGCCAGTTTTATAAATATCGACATACACTGTGGAAAACATTCTGAGTCTATAGATTTCCTCAGTGAAATATCAGCCTAACATAATCtcttatcttcctcctcctcatcctcctatttctcctcatcctcctcctctttttctcctcctcatcctcttctttctcctcatcctcttctttcccctcctcctcctcttctttctcctcctcctcctcttctttcccctcctcctcctcctctttctcctcctcatcctcttctttcccctcctcctcctcctctttcccctcctcctcctcttctttcccctcctcctcttcctgctcctcctcgTGTCCAGGGTCCTACTCAGTGGCATGTCCAGATCATCATGGAGAAGCTCCTGAGGACCGTCAACAGAACAGTCATCTCCATGGGCAGGGACTCTCCTCTCATTGTAAGTGACTCTTCTTCAAACCTCCCAAACCAACCTCGGGAACCTCCTAAAACTCTCTTCCTACTTCTTCCCTGCTCTACTGTGTCTGTGAATCTGACAACCGGGATTTCAGGAAAAACCCTGGCAACTTCTGATAAAAGTTTCTAGAATTTTGAAACTCTAATCGTCCCTCTGCGACATCAACTTCAATCCACAGCACCACAGAGCGATAGAAACCGTGTTGTAAGTGAGTCGTCCCTCGACTCACACAGCTTCATGTAGATTCAGTCCAAAGGTTCCCTCGACTCACACAGCTTCATGTAGATTCAGTCCAAAGGTTCCCTCGACTCACACAGCTTCATGTAGATTCAGTTCAAAGGTTCCCTCGACTCACACAGCTTCATGTAGATTCAGTTCAAAGGTTCCCTCGACTCACACAGCTTCATGTAGATTCAGTCCAAAGGTTCCCTCGACTCACACAGCTTCATGTAGATTCAGTCCAAAGGTTCCCTCGACTCACACAGCTTCATGTAGATTCAGTCCAAAGGTTCCCTCGACTCACACAGCTTCATGTAGATTCAGTCCAAAGGTTCCCTCGACTCACACAGCTTCATGTAGATTCAGTTCAAAGGTTCCCTCGACTCACACAGCTTCATGTAGATTCAGTCCAAAGGTTCCCTCGACTCACACAGCTTCATGTAGATTCAGTCCAAAGGTTCCCTCGACTCACACAGCTTCATGTAGATTCAGTCCAAAGGTTCCCTCGACTCACACAGCTTCATGTAGATTCAGTCCAAAGGTTCCCTCGACTCACACAGCTTCATGTAGATTCAGTTCAAAGGTTCCCTCGACTCACACAGCTTCATGTAGATTCAGTCCAAAGGTTCCCTCGACTCACACAGCTTCATGTAGATTCAGTTCAAAGGTTCCCTCGACTCACACAGCTTCATGTAGATTCAGTTCAAAGGTTCCCTCGACTCACACAGCTTCATGTAGATTCAGTTCAAAGGTTCCCTCGACTCACACAGCTTCATGTAGATTCAGTTCAAAGGTTCCCTCGACTCACACAGCTTCATGTAGATTCAGTCCAAAGGTTCCCTCGACTCACACAGCTTCATGTAGATTCAGTTCAAAGGTTCCCTCGACTCACACAGCTTCATGTAGATTCAGTCCAAAGGTTCCCTCGACTCACACAGCTTCATGTAGATTCAGTCCAAAGGTTCCCTCGACTCACACAGCTTCATGTAGATTCAGTCCAAAGGTTCCCTCGACTCACACAGCTTCATGTAGATTCAGTTCAAAGGTTCCCTCGACTCACACAGCTTCATGTAGATTCAGTCCAAAGGTTCCCTCGACTCACACAGCTTCATGTAGATTCAGTTCAAAGGTTCCCTCGACTCACACAGCTTCATGTAGATTCAGTCCAAAGGTTCCCCTCGACTCACACAGCTTCATGTAGATTCAGTTCAAAGGTTCCCTCGACTCACACAGCTTCATGTAGATTCAGTTCAAAGGTTCCCTCGACTCACACAGCTTCATGTAGATTCAGTCCAAAGGTTCCCTCGACTCACACAGCTTCATGTAGATTCAGTCCAAAGGTTCCTCGACTCACACAGCTTCATGTAGATTCAGTCCAAAGGTTCCCTTGACTCACACAGCTTCATGTAGATTCAGTCCAAAGGTTCCCTCGACTCACACAGCTTCATGTAGATTCAGTTCAAAGGTTCCCTCGACTCACACAGCTTCATGTAGATTCAGTTCAAAGGTTCCCTCGACTCACACAGCTTCATGTAGATTCAGTCCAAAGGTTCCCTCGACTCACACAGCTTCATGTAGATTCAGTCCAAAGGTTCCCTTGACTCACACAGCTTCATGTAGATTCAGTTCAAAGGTTCCCTCGACTCACACAGCTTCATGTAGATTCAGTCCAAAGGTTCCCTTGACTCACACAGCTTCATGTAGATTCAGTTCAAAGGTTCCCTCGACTCACACAGCTTCATGTAGATTCAGTTCAAAGGTTCCCTCGACtcacgcagtgtgtgtgtgtaccgtgtgtgtgtaccgtgtgtgtgtaccgtgtgtgtgtgccgtgtgtgtgtaccgtgtgtgtgtgccgtgtgtgtgtaccgtgtgtgtgccgtgtgtgtgccgtgtgtgtgtgtaccgtgtgtgtgtgtaccgtgtgtgtgtgtgtgtgtgtgtgtgtaccgtgtgtgtgtgtaccgtgtgtgtgtgtgtactgtgtgtgtgtgtgtgttccgtgtgtgtgtgtaccgtgtgtgtgtgtgttccgtgtgtgtgtgttccgcgtgtgtgtgtgtgtgtgtgtgtgtgtgtgtgtgtgtgtgtgtgtgtgtgtgtgtgtgtgtgtgtgtgtgtgtgtgtgtgtgtgtgtgtgtgtgtgtgtgtgtgtgtgtgtgtgtgtgtgtgtgtgttaaagtgtgtgttccgtgtgtgtgtgtactgtgtgtgtgtgtgttccgtgtgcttgtgtgtgttccgtgtgtgtgtgtgtgtgtgttccgtgtgtgtgtgtgtgtgtgtgtgtgtgtgtaccgtgtgtgtgtgtgtgtgtgtgtgtgtgtgtgtgtgttccgtcaCCTCTAATACAGACAGCGTTCCAGAAGCCAGACCCATGCAGGTTCTCTGTGAGTTATCTAATCAGTGGATTCCCTTTGTCCCGAATGGTACACTATGTCCTATTGGCCTCCTAtagggctgtggtctaaagtagtggttctatttagggaacagggttccatttggcacACTGGTTCTGTGACACTGAGGCCGAGCCAATCATCCTATCAGCTGGAACTCTGAGACAATTAATTCACTGGTAAATCATTCTGTAACTGTGCCGTTGTCCTGACGACGCTCCTCCCGCCGCGACAGGGCACTCATCCATTTACACGAGGCTGACTGTCTCTCCTTAGAGACCTGCCTTAACCACACTAcagtctgactgtctctccttAGAGACCTACCTTAACCCCACTAcagtctgactgtctctccttAGAGACCTACCTTAACCACACTAcagtctgactgtctctccttAGAGACCTACCTTAACCCCACTAcagtctgactgtctctccttAGAGACCTACCTTAACCACACTAcagtctgactgtctctccttAGAGACCTACCTTAACCCCACTAcagtctgactgtctctccttAGAGACCTGCCTTAACCCCACTAcagtctgactgtctctccttAGAGATCTGTGTGTGAGCCTCAACTCTCAGGCCTCTGTCTCTGTGAGCTGCTGTCCATCGTtgcatttaaaccagtcagtctaTTATTATTTAATGATCAATAAGAACAGGCTTGAATTCGAACAGACCCGAGACCCAGTTAGACTGACTGCATCTAACTGACCTTGTTCTGAGTTGCAGGAAGCCACTTAGATGTACATTTATCCTTTAAATTTCTCtattctccctttcccctctcattctccctctctctcccctctcattctccctctctctcccctctcattctcccctctctaccctctcattctccctctctctcccctctcatttccctctctctcccctctcattctccctctctctcccctctcatttccctctctctcccctctcattctccctctcagCTCTGATTCCCTCCTTAGTTTAAtacagctctgattccatcctcagtttaatacagctctgattccatcctcagtttaatacagctctgattccatcctcagtttaatacagctctgattccatcctcagtttaatacagctctgattccatcctcagtttaatacagctctgattccatcctcagtgtaatacagctctgattccatcctcagtttaatacagctctgattccatcctcagtttaatacagctctgattccatcctcagtgtaatacagctctgattccatcctcagtttaatacagctctgattccatcctcagtttaatacagctctgattccatcctcagtgtaatacagctctgattccatcctcagtttaatacagctctgattccatcctcagtttaatacagctctgattccatcctcagtttaatacagctctgattccatcctcagtgtaatacagctctgattccatcctcagtttaatacagctctgattccatcctcagtttaatacagctctgattccatcctcagtgtaatacagctctgattccatcctcagtttaatacagctctgattccatcctcagtttaatacagctctgattccatcctcagtttaatacagctctgattccatcctcagtttaatacagctctgattccatcctGATTGTAATTAGTtctgattccatcctcagtttaatacagctctgattccatcctcagtgtaatacagctctgattccatcctcagtttaaTACAGCTCTTATTCCATCCTGATTGTAATTAGTtctgattccatcctcagtttaatacagctctgattccatcctcagtttaaTACAGTTCTGATTCCATCCTCGGTTTAAtacagctctgattccatcctcagtgtatatagctctgattccatcctcactttaatacagctctgattccatcctcagtGTAATATagctctgattccatcctcagtttaatacagctctgattccatcctcagtGTAATATagctctgattccatcctcagtttaatacagctctgattccatcctcagtGTAATAAagctctgattccatcctcagtttaatacagctctgattccatcctcagtttaatacagctctgattccatcctcagtGTAATATagctctgattccatcctcagtttaatacagctctgattccatcctGATTGTAATTAGTtctgattccatcctcagtttaatacagctctgattccatcctcagtgtaatacagctctgattccatcctcagtttaatacagctctgattccatcctcagtgtaatacagctctgattccatcctcagtttaatacagctctgattccatcctcagtgtaatacagctctgattccatcctcagtgtaatacagctctgattccatcctcagtttaatacagctctgattccatcctcagtgtaatacagctctgattccatcctcagtttaatacagctctgattccatcctcagtgtaatacagctctgattccatcctcagtttaatacagctctgattccatcctcagtttaatacagctctgattccatcctcagtgtaatacagctctgattccatcctGATTGTAATTAGTTCTGATTCCATCCTGATTGTAATTAGTtctgattccatcctcagtttaatacagttctgattccatcctcagtttaatacag includes:
- the LOC127918178 gene encoding dedicator of cytokinesis protein 1-like produces the protein MTEQLKFHLENQEELEACCQLLSNILEVLYRKDVGPTQWHVQIIMEKLLRTVNRTVISMGRDSPLIVSDSSSNLPNQPREPPKTLFLLLPCSTVSVNLTTGISGKTLATSDKSF